The following proteins come from a genomic window of Megalops cyprinoides isolate fMegCyp1 chromosome 6, fMegCyp1.pri, whole genome shotgun sequence:
- the LOC118779115 gene encoding uncharacterized protein LOC118779115 isoform X1 has protein sequence MLLLHIVRECISIHVGQAGVQIGNACWELFCLEHGIQPDGNMPSDKTIGGGDDSFNTFFRETGAGKHVPRAVFVDLEPTVVDEVRSGRYRQLFHPEQLISGKEDAANNYARGHYTVGKEVIDIVLERVRKLTDQCAGLQGFLIFHSFGGGTGSGFTSLLMERLSVDYSKKSKLEFAIYPAPQVSTAVVEPYNSILTTHTTLEHSDCAFMVDNEAIYDICRRNLDIERPSYTNLNRLIAQIVSSITASLRFDGALNVDLTEFQTNLVPYPRIHFPLVTYCPIISAEKAYHEQLSVAEITGSCFEPANQMVKCDPRHGKYMACCMLYRGDVVPKDVNAAIANIKSRRTIQFVDWCPTGFKVGINYQPPTVVPGGDLAKVQRAVCMLSNTTAIAEAWARLDHKFDLMYAKRAFVHWYVGEGMEEGEFSEAREDLAALEKDYEEVATDSVEGRQEKRNAKRKKKRSHFQHVPPLNSDPLSVSPDTVLARQLHEAASRGQANIKRLKQSARPVHPRTHAYGPQKVKSKAKTVVFPYAHTNGGWEFESSPHFRQEGLDSFAQIVPQNGVERSGTAHSEAGSMAVEDRAEEPLYRAARDHLHNRTVLVMKQGEMLCFRGKCWLTCLYGSVEVLGFSIEEGQQPYPVFSPPTHCPLSITATGSTSATSKTRKERRMEVKAIIRQHLSAEARKRLQGEVDPDSCLVLLEPLNTPLTRFLTSLPEHGGIFGLSPSEQKVQQAAFDCPLSEVGIIPLQGSSEGLMMSQSYRDALRSLVKACTDESDGCPVILVCGAKNSGKSTFNRHLLNTLLNRTVSIDYLECDLGQTEFTPPGCLSLSTVTEPLLGVPFTHQRTPKRMVFFGESSCESDLDRYLESLTFLWRFYSRESPIIINTMGWVKGFGLQLLVDLIRLFSVTHVVQLNYGVRAQCPALTPAFLQSAQGWQTRPPAPPTLGEEAEEHITPQSHVLLSVQSEFEGAGDSSNMLCRRSNVLRDLALLAYFSQLQSAEPGPVRPLHCFTPYQAPMSSVAVRVTHCEVAPTHTVYVANASLVGLCCLGERVAGTTGPVLLSHTPVCQCLGFGVLRGVDTVRGLYFLVTPVPPSVLRQVNCLMLGGVKLPHTLLRAQPGVQGERPYVTSDYSFNLTGAGKMRVFKGLQRRAHL, from the exons ATGCTGCTGCTTCATATAGTA CGTGAGTGTATATCCATTCACGTGGGTCAGGCGGGAGTACAGATTGGAAATGCGTGCTGGGAGCTGTTCTGCCTGGAGCACGGCATCCAGCCAGACGGCAATATGCCGAGCGACAAGACCATCGGTGGTGGGGATGACTCCTTTAACACCTTCTTTCGCGAGACTGGCGCGGGGAAGCATGTTCCTCGGGCCGTGTTTGTGGATCTGGAGCCAACAGTCGTGG ATGAGGTTCGGTCCGGCAGATATCGTCAGCTGTTCCACCCAGAGCAACTCATCAGTGGCAAAGAGGATGCTGCTAACAACTATGCCCGTGGGCACTATACTGTAGGCAAAGAGGTCATAGACATAGTTCTGGAGCGTGTTCGCAAACTG actGACCAGTGCGCAGGGCTTCAGGGCTTCCTCATCTTCCACAGCTTTGGTGGCGGCACTGGATCTGGCTTCACCTCTTTGCTGATGGAGCGTCTGTCTGTTGACTACAGCAAGAAGTCCAAGCTGGAGTTTGCCATCTACCCAGCTCCTCAGGTGTCCACTGCTGTGGTGGAGCCCTACAACTCCATCCTCACCACCCACACCACCCTGGAGCACTCTGACTGTGCTTTCATGGTGGATAACGAAGCCATCTACGACATATGCCGGCGCAACCTGGACATTGAGCGCCCGTCCTACACCAACCTCAACAGGCTCATTGCCCAGATCGTCTCCTCCATCACCGCTTCCCTGCGTTTCGATGGTGCCTTGAATGTGGACCTCACTGAGTTCCAGACCAACCTGGTGCCCTACCCCCGCATTCATTTCCCCCTTGTCACCTACTGTCCCATCATCTCCGCCGAGAAGGCTTACCATGAGCAACTCTCAGTTGCTGAGATCACGGGTTCCTGCTTTGAGCCGGCCAACCAGATGGTGAAGTGTGACCCCCGTCATGGCAAGTACATGGCCTGCTGCATGCTTTACCGCGGAGACGTCGTGCCAAAAGATGTGAATGCTGCCATTGCCAACATCAAGTCTAGGCGAACCATTCAGTTTGTGGACTGGTGCCCTACTGGTTTCAAG GTGGGCATCAATTATCAGCCCCCAACTGTGGTGCCAGGGGGAGATCTGGCCAAGgtgcagagggcagtgtgcatgCTGAGCAACACTACCGCCATCGCTGAAGCCTGGGCCCGCCTGGACCACAAGTTCGATCTCATGTACGCCAAACGTGCCTTTGTGCATTGGTACGTGGGTGAGGGCATGGAGGAGGGCGAGTTTTCCGAGGCACGTGAGGATTTGGCAGCCCTGGAGAAGGATTACGAGGAGGTGGCCACAGACTCAGTGGAAG gaagacAGGAGAAGAGAAACgccaaaaggaaaaagaagcGGTCTCATTTTCAACACGTTCCTCCGTTGAATTCAGACCCCTTGAGCGTGAGCCCAGACACGGTACTGGCCAGACAACTCCATGaggcagccagcagggggcaggctAACATCAAAAGATTGAAGCAGAGTGCCAGGCCGGTACACCCAAGAACCCATGCGTATGGTCCCCAGAAGGTGAAGAGTAAAGCCAAGACCGTGGTCTTCCCTTATGCGCACACAAATGGGGGCTGGGAGTTTGAATCAAGCCCTCATTTCCGACAGGAGGGCTTGGACTCCTTTGCCCAGATAGTGCCACAGAATGGCGTGGAGAGGTCAGGTACGGCGCACAGCGAGGCGGGATCAATGGCCGTAGAAGACAGGGCGGAGGAGCCTCTGTATCGTGCTGCTAGAGACCACCTGCACAACCGCACCGTGCTTGTCATGAAGCAAGGAGAG ATGCTGTGTTTCCGGGGGAAGTGCTGGCTCACCTGCCTGTACGGCAGTGTGGAGGTTCTGGGCTTCAGCATAGAGGAGGGCCAGCAGCCGTACCCTGTCTTCTCCCCCCCGACCCACTGCCCCCTCAGCATCACGGCCACGGGCAGCACCTCTGCCACCAGCAAGACCAGGAAGGAGCGGCGCATGGAGGTCAAAGCAATCATCCGGCAGCACCTGTCCGCTG AGGCGCGTAAGAGACTGCAGGGTGAAGTGGACCCGGACTCCTGTTTGGTTCTGCTGGAGCCCCTGAACACCCCGCTGACCCGCTTCCTGACCAGCCTCCCAGAGCACGGCGGCATCTTTGGGCTCAGTCCG AGTGAGCAGAAAGTCCAGCAGGCTGCCTTTGACTGCCCCCTGTCGGAGGTCGGCATTATCCCGCTGCAAGGCAGCAGCGAGggactgatgatgtcacagagctaCAGGGATGCCCTCCGTAGCTTGGTCAAAGCTTGCACAG ACGAGTCAGATGGCTGTCCTGTCATCTTGGTGTGTGGTGCCAAGAATTCTGGGAAATCCACCTTCAATCGACACCTTTTGAACACGCTGCTCAAccg cacTGTCAGCATCGATTACCTGGAGTGTGACCTGGGCCAGACGGAGTTCACCCCACCgggctgtctgtccctctcaACTGTCACTGAGCCCCTTCTGG GAGTGCCTTTCACCCATCAGCGCACCCCAAAGCGCATGGTGTTTTTTGGGGAGAGCTCGTGCGAGAGCGACTTGGACCGCTACCTCGAGTCGCTGACTTTCCTGTGGCGCTTCTACAGCCGAGAGTCACCCATCATCATCAACACCATGGgctgggtcaaag GTTTTGGCCTCCAGCTGCTGGTGGACTTGATTCGCCTGTTCTCTGTCACTCATGTGGTGCAGCTCAACTATGGGGTCAGAGCCCAGTGCCCCGCCCTCACCCCCGCCTTCTTGCAGTCCGCCCAGGGCTGGCAGACACGTCCACCTGCTCCGCCCACTCtgggggaggaggcagaggagcacATTACCCCACAGAGCCACGTGCTGCTCAGCGTCCAATCAGAATTCGAGGGAGCTGGGGACTCGAGTAACAT GCTGTGTCGGCGTAGCAACGTGCTGCGAGACCTCGCCCTGCTGGCCTACTTCAGCCAGCTGCAGTCTGCCGAGCCAGGCCCCGTGAGGCCCCTGCACTGCTTCACCCCCTACCAG GCGCCCATGTCATCGGTGGCAGTGCGGGTGACTCACTGCGAGGTGGCCCCGACTCACACGGTGTACGTGGCCAACGCCAGCCTGGTGGGGCTCTGCTGCCTGGGGGAGAGGGTGGCGGGAACGACGGGGCCCGTCCTGCTGTCTCACACCCCCGTCTGCCAGTGCCTGGGCTTCG gGGTTCTGCGTGGAGTTGACACTGTGCGGGGGTTGTACTTCCTGGTGACCCCTGTTCCCCCCTCCGTCCTGCGGCAGGTCAACTGTCTGATGCTGGGTGGGGTCAAGCTGCCCCACACACTCCTCAGAGCACAG CCGGGCGTCCAAGGGGAGCGTCCCTACGTGACCTCGGACTACAGCTTCAACCTCACAGGGGCAGGCAAGATGAGGGTGTTCAAGGGACTGCAGAGACGAGCGCATCTGTGA
- the LOC118779115 gene encoding tubulin alpha-1C chain-like isoform X2 yields MPSDKTIGGGDDSFNTFFRETGAGKHVPRAVFVDLEPTVVDEVRSGRYRQLFHPEQLISGKEDAANNYARGHYTVGKEVIDIVLERVRKLTDQCAGLQGFLIFHSFGGGTGSGFTSLLMERLSVDYSKKSKLEFAIYPAPQVSTAVVEPYNSILTTHTTLEHSDCAFMVDNEAIYDICRRNLDIERPSYTNLNRLIAQIVSSITASLRFDGALNVDLTEFQTNLVPYPRIHFPLVTYCPIISAEKAYHEQLSVAEITGSCFEPANQMVKCDPRHGKYMACCMLYRGDVVPKDVNAAIANIKSRRTIQFVDWCPTGFKVGINYQPPTVVPGGDLAKVQRAVCMLSNTTAIAEAWARLDHKFDLMYAKRAFVHWYVGEGMEEGEFSEAREDLAALEKDYEEVATDSVEGDQEDDEF; encoded by the exons ATGCCGAGCGACAAGACCATCGGTGGTGGGGATGACTCCTTTAACACCTTCTTTCGCGAGACTGGCGCGGGGAAGCATGTTCCTCGGGCCGTGTTTGTGGATCTGGAGCCAACAGTCGTGG ATGAGGTTCGGTCCGGCAGATATCGTCAGCTGTTCCACCCAGAGCAACTCATCAGTGGCAAAGAGGATGCTGCTAACAACTATGCCCGTGGGCACTATACTGTAGGCAAAGAGGTCATAGACATAGTTCTGGAGCGTGTTCGCAAACTG actGACCAGTGCGCAGGGCTTCAGGGCTTCCTCATCTTCCACAGCTTTGGTGGCGGCACTGGATCTGGCTTCACCTCTTTGCTGATGGAGCGTCTGTCTGTTGACTACAGCAAGAAGTCCAAGCTGGAGTTTGCCATCTACCCAGCTCCTCAGGTGTCCACTGCTGTGGTGGAGCCCTACAACTCCATCCTCACCACCCACACCACCCTGGAGCACTCTGACTGTGCTTTCATGGTGGATAACGAAGCCATCTACGACATATGCCGGCGCAACCTGGACATTGAGCGCCCGTCCTACACCAACCTCAACAGGCTCATTGCCCAGATCGTCTCCTCCATCACCGCTTCCCTGCGTTTCGATGGTGCCTTGAATGTGGACCTCACTGAGTTCCAGACCAACCTGGTGCCCTACCCCCGCATTCATTTCCCCCTTGTCACCTACTGTCCCATCATCTCCGCCGAGAAGGCTTACCATGAGCAACTCTCAGTTGCTGAGATCACGGGTTCCTGCTTTGAGCCGGCCAACCAGATGGTGAAGTGTGACCCCCGTCATGGCAAGTACATGGCCTGCTGCATGCTTTACCGCGGAGACGTCGTGCCAAAAGATGTGAATGCTGCCATTGCCAACATCAAGTCTAGGCGAACCATTCAGTTTGTGGACTGGTGCCCTACTGGTTTCAAG GTGGGCATCAATTATCAGCCCCCAACTGTGGTGCCAGGGGGAGATCTGGCCAAGgtgcagagggcagtgtgcatgCTGAGCAACACTACCGCCATCGCTGAAGCCTGGGCCCGCCTGGACCACAAGTTCGATCTCATGTACGCCAAACGTGCCTTTGTGCATTGGTACGTGGGTGAGGGCATGGAGGAGGGCGAGTTTTCCGAGGCACGTGAGGATTTGGCAGCCCTGGAGAAGGATTACGAGGAGGTGGCCACAGACTCAGTGGAAGGTGACCAGGAGGACGACGAGTTCTGA